The genomic interval ATAAGGTGCTATTGAAAATTGGCGATAGCACCTACCTATGCGTAACAAAAGAGACGCCATGGAAAAATCTTAACGGCCAGATATTCTTAGGAGATAAAGGATTCATTGAAAAATGTAAAATTACCCTTGGTGTTACAAAAGATTTGAAGGAGATACAACGCTCACAGAGATAGGCAGACAGACCCATTTGGTTTCTTCACGGTTCACATATGGCTTCCAAACACTTTCCTGAAGTGGAACCCGTAAATAGAGTAGGTGATGGCCATGGGCAGGAGTCGCGGGCGTCTGAACAAAGACCAGAAAAGGAGCTTCCAGTAATAGAGCCTGGCTTTATCCTTTATGCCTAACACCACTATCGTTTTCAAAGGGGCTCCTATATAACCGAAATGAGACCAGATATATTTAAAGTGGAAGGATCTTTTTCTTTTTTCCAGAGGTCTGTATTCCCTTAGGAATGCCTTTACCCGCTCGTAGTACAATCCGGGAGAATAGATGCCACTAATTACCTTTCTGTATCCCTCGGCCAGTTTCTCGTAGCCCATCTTCGGAACGATGTTTGTTGAGAAATCCGTGTTGTCGCCGGAAATATCCTTCAATAACCTGTCTTCCTTTTGAAGGCGTTCGTAGAGCCTGCTGCCGCGGGGAGCATTCAGCATCCCTACCATGGCAGTAACAATTCTGCTTTTTTGAACAAACTCGATCAACCTCTCAAATGTTTCAGGGGAATCATGATCAAATCCTACGATGAAGCCTCCCCGCACACGTAAACCGAGCTTTTGAATTTTGTTTACGCTGGTAATGAGGTCACGATTGGTGTTCTGGAATTTGTTGCACTCCTTTAGGGACTCATTATCCGGCGTTTCAATACCCACAAAAACGGACTCAAAACCGGCCCGGATCATCAACTTCATCAGTTCTTCATCATCAGCGAGATCGATTGAAGCCTCGGTTGCAAAATCAAAGGGATATTTTCTTTTCTTCATCCAGTCGATCATTAAAGGCAAGACATCTTCTCTCAGCTTCTTTTTATTGCCTATGAAATTATCATCAACAAAAAAGATGCCACCCCTCCAGCCGAGTGAATAGAGGATTTCCAGTTCATCCAGTATCTGGCCCGCACTCTTGGTTCTGGTTTTTCTGCCGTAAAGGGTGGTAATATCACAAAACTCACACATGAATGGACAGCCCCGGGAATACTGGATATTCATGGAGACATATCTTTTCATATTGATAAGTTCCCAAAGGGGAACCGGTGTTTTTTTCAGATCAGGGAATGCCTTGGAGGTATAGAGATGTGTGGCCTTTCCCTCGGCGAGATCGTGTAAGAAGAGCGGGAGTGTCGTTTCGGCTTCATTCAGTACCAGGTGGTCCACTTCCTGGAAATCTTCGCAGGCTGCAGTAAAGAGCGGGCCTCCTGCTACGATTTTCTTGCCTCGTTCTTTACACCGGGAGATAACCTGTCTCACCGACTCTTTCTGGACAGTCATGGCACCGATGAACACGTAATCTGCCCATTCAAGGTCCTGGTCTTTCAAGTTGGCAACATTCAA from Pseudomonadota bacterium carries:
- a CDS encoding radical SAM protein; translation: MKVLLVYPKYPDTFWSFKYALTFISKKALHPPLGLLTVAAMLPEEWEKRLVDLNVANLKDQDLEWADYVFIGAMTVQKESVRQVISRCKERGKKIVAGGPLFTAACEDFQEVDHLVLNEAETTLPLFLHDLAEGKATHLYTSKAFPDLKKTPVPLWELINMKRYVSMNIQYSRGCPFMCEFCDITTLYGRKTRTKSAGQILDELEILYSLGWRGGIFFVDDNFIGNKKKLREDVLPLMIDWMKKRKYPFDFATEASIDLADDEELMKLMIRAGFESVFVGIETPDNESLKECNKFQNTNRDLITSVNKIQKLGLRVRGGFIVGFDHDSPETFERLIEFVQKSRIVTAMVGMLNAPRGSRLYERLQKEDRLLKDISGDNTDFSTNIVPKMGYEKLAEGYRKVISGIYSPGLYYERVKAFLREYRPLEKRKRSFHFKYIWSHFGYIGAPLKTIVVLGIKDKARLYYWKLLFWSLFRRPRLLPMAITYSIYGFHFRKVFGSHM